The Candidatus Mancarchaeum acidiphilum sequence CAATGAGAATGGGTACCTATTTTCTTTGTTAGTCGGAGACTTGTTTTTAGGGAGAGGAAAGATAGGTGTGAAGCCGCTTCTGCGTGACATAAGGACATTCAAGGAGGAGAATGTTGTGATCTGCATGATAACCGATCTGCTTCCTTCAATAGCATTCACTTCAGTGAGCAGCATTAGGCTTAATGGCAAGGACTATGTAGCCCTGAAGGAAGGCAAGATAATAAATCCAAGCGAGCGTGGCCATTATGGCAGTTCTAAGAAATTGAATTTCTCCGATTACAATGTAGGGGATGTGCTTTTGGCAAAGATAAAGTATAATGATGATGACTCCTATATGCTGGATATAGAGTCTTCTCCGGAACTTGGGGTATTATTCTCCGTATGCGAGGATTGCGGTGAACCGATGATTTACGATTCCAAGCTGCATATGCTCGCATGCTCAAAATGCAAACACGTGAACAATAAGGACGTGAGCACAGTATATGGCAGCATTGAAGAAGCTTTGAAAGTTATAGAAAAAAATCTGTGATATTATGGACTACAAAATACTTAAAGACGATGAAAATGAGCTGATGGTTGAATTTAATTCTCCAGATTTGACTATACCTGACCTTGTAGCAAATACCGCTCTTGAGGATTCAAAGGTCACTTTCGCAGGAGTGTACAAGGAGCACCCCGATGTAGGCAACCCCCAGTTGGTCATAAAGACAAAGGGAGAGAAGGCGGCAGAAGCATTCAAGGGGGCTTTGAATAAGATAGAGTCAAGCATAAAGGATATGAAAAAGCAATTGAAGTAACTGCTTCTTAAGTGGTGCAGTACATTGAAGCAAGGATCTAGGATTATATCCATAGCTGGCGGGCCTATACGATCAGGGAAATTTGCTTTGCTTGTTGGTATTGTCGGAGAAAAAAATACAATAGAAGGTGTACTGTCTTCAAAAATACGGGTTAACGGATCTGATTCTACGCATAAGATAATAAAAATGATAAGCGCTAGCAGGTTCAAGGATGAGATAAAGATTATTTCCTTGAATGGAATCGCTATGGCAGGATTGAACGTAGTTGATCTTGTAAAGGTAAAAGAGGAGCTCCATATCCACTTTCTTGTTATGACAAGGAAAAGGCCGAGGCCAAACGAGATTGCAAATGCTTTAAAAGCATTCTCATCAAAATCCGGTGATGATGTAAAGCCAAAAATGGATAGGATAACTGAATTTGGGGAATACGAGTTTTATGGTGATAAAA is a genomic window containing:
- a CDS encoding exosome complex RNA-binding protein Csl4, with product MKDTEIVMPGDKLATEEEFLPERGIFNENGYLFSLLVGDLFLGRGKIGVKPLLRDIRTFKEENVVICMITDLLPSIAFTSVSSIRLNGKDYVALKEGKIINPSERGHYGSSKKLNFSDYNVGDVLLAKIKYNDDDSYMLDIESSPELGVLFSVCEDCGEPMIYDSKLHMLACSKCKHVNNKDVSTVYGSIEEALKVIEKNL
- a CDS encoding RpoL/Rpb11 RNA polymerase subunit family protein is translated as MDYKILKDDENELMVEFNSPDLTIPDLVANTALEDSKVTFAGVYKEHPDVGNPQLVIKTKGEKAAEAFKGALNKIESSIKDMKKQLK
- a CDS encoding DUF99 family protein produces the protein MKQGSRIISIAGGPIRSGKFALLVGIVGEKNTIEGVLSSKIRVNGSDSTHKIIKMISASRFKDEIKIISLNGIAMAGLNVVDLVKVKEELHIHFLVMTRKRPRPNEIANALKAFSSKSGDDVKPKMDRITEFGEYEFYGDKNIYVLSDLPKQSYKQVLDFCIEFQRIAHLVARGISEGESKGKI